A region from the Gossypium hirsutum isolate 1008001.06 chromosome A08, Gossypium_hirsutum_v2.1, whole genome shotgun sequence genome encodes:
- the LOC107894580 gene encoding probable glutamate dehydrogenase 3, with the protein MNALVATNRNFKLAARLLGLDSKLEKSLLIPFREIKVECTIPKDDGTLATFVGFRIQHDNARGPMKGGIRYHPEVDPDEVNALAQLMTWKTAVANIPYGGAKGGIGCNPGELSKSELERLTRVFTQKIHDLIGIHTDVPAPDMGTGPQTMAWILDEYSKFHGHSPAVVTGKPIDLGGSLGRDAATGRGVLFATEALLNEHGKSISGQKFVIQGFGNVGSWAAQLIHEKGGKVVALSDITGAIMNSNGIDIPSLLKHVKENKGIKGFHGGDSIDPKSVLVEDCDILIPAALGGVINRENANEIKAKFIIEAANHPTDPEADEILSKKGVIILPDIYANSGGVTVSYFEWVQNIQGFMWDEEKVNSELKTYMTKGFKNVKEMCQTHNCDLRMGAFTLGVNRVARATVLRGWEA; encoded by the exons ATGAATGCATTAGTGGCAACCAACAGAAACTTCAAGCTAGCAGCCAGGCTTCTTGGTTTGGATTCTAAGCTTGAAAAGAGTCTCCTCATTCCCTTCAGGGAAATCAAG GTTGAATGCACCATACCCAAAGATGATGGCACATTGGCAACTTTTGTTGGCTTTAGGATTCAACATGACAATGCTAGAGGTCCTATGAAAGGAGGAATCAGATATCACCCTGAG GTTGACCCTGATGAAGTGAATGCATTGGCGCAACTAATGACATGGAAGACAGCAGTTGCAAACATCCCATATGGTGGGGCTAAAGGTGGTATAGGATGTAACCCTGGAGAGTTGAGCAAATCCGAACTAGAACGCCTCACTCGAGTTTTCACCCAGAAAATACATGATCTTATAGGAATTCATACCGATGTTCCAGCACCTGATATGGGTACTGGTCCGCAG ACAATGGCATGGATACTAGATGAGTACTCAAAATTCCATGGTCATTCACCTGCTGTGGTGACTGGAAAACCGATT GATCTTGGAGGATCACTTGGGAGAGATGCGGCCACTGGCCGAGGGGTGCTGTTTGCAACTGAGGCCCTTCTTAATGAACATGGCAAGTCCATCTCTGGACAAAAATTTGTAATTCAG GGTTTTGGGAATGTTGGTTCTTGGGCTGCACAGCTCATCCATGAAAAGGGAGGGAAGGTTGTTGCATTAAGTGATATAACAGGGGCCATCATGAACAGCAATGGCATTGATATTCCCTCATTGCTCAAACATGTGAAAGAAAACAAGGGTATCAAAGGGTTCCATGGTGGGGATTCCATAGACCCGAAATCAGTTCTTGTCGAAGACTGTGACATACTCATCCCGGCAGCACTCGGAGGCGTCATCAACag GGAAAATGCAAATGAGATTAAAGCAAAGTTCATTATTGAAGCAGCTAACCATCCAACTGACCCAGAGGCTGATGAG ATTTTGTCAAAGAAAGGAGTCATTATACTTCCAGACATTTATGCAAACTCTGGAGGAGTCACTGTTAGTTACTTTGAGTGGGTTCAG AACATTCAAGGTTTCATGTGGGATGAAGAGAAGGTGAACAGTGAGCTAAAGACTTACATGACCAAAGGGTTTAAAAATGTTAAGGAGATGTGCCAAACACACAACTGCGACCTCCGAATGGGAGCCTTTACCCTCGGAGTTAACCGCGTTGCTCGGGCTACCGTTCTTAGAGGTTGGGAAGCATAA
- the LOC107894589 gene encoding putative H/ACA ribonucleoprotein complex subunit 1-like protein 1, translating into MRPPRGGGGFRGGRDGGRGRGGGRGGFGRGGGRGGGGFRDEGPPAEVVEVSTFVHACEGDAVTKLTNEKIPYFNANIYLQNKTQIGKVDEIFGPINESYFSIKMLEGIVATSYAPGDKFYIDPSKLLPLARFLPQPKGQAQGGGRGGRGGGRGGGRGGGRGGGGFRGSGAPRGGRGGPRGGGRGGGFRGRGRF; encoded by the exons ATGCGACCACCGAGGGGCGGCGGAGGTTTTAGGGGCGGAAGGGACGGTGGTCGAGGGAGAGGAGGTGGCCGAGGAGGCTTTGGTCGTGGTGGAGGACGTGGTGGCGGTGGGTTCCGTGATGAAGGACCTCCTGCTGAAGTTGtgg AGGTCTCTACCTTTGTTCATGCATGTGAAGGTGATGCAGTGACAAAGCTTACCAATGAGAAAATACCTTACTTTAATGCTAATATTTATCTGCAGAACAAGACCCAAATAGGGAAAGTTGATGAAATCTTTGGTCCCATCAACGAATCC TATTTTTCAATCAAAATGTTAGAAGGTATTGTGGCAACTTCGTATGCTCCAGGTGATAAGTTTTATATCGATCCGAGCAAGCTTTTGCCTCTTGCAAGATTTCTTCCACAACCAAA GGGACAGGCACAAGGTGGTGGAAGAGGTGGTCGTGGAGGAGGCAGAGGTGGTGGTAGAGGAGGTGGTCGTGGAGGTGGTGGATTTCGTGGAAGTGGTGCTCCAAGAGGTGGCAGAGGTGGTCCTAGGGGTGGTGGTCGTGGCGGTGGATTTAGAGGTAGAGGTAGGTTTTAG
- the LOC107894596 gene encoding YTH domain-containing protein ECT3 isoform X2, with the protein MATSDQIANSMENLSLDSQVKTTKVPEPVKKDIYSDNGSYMYPQTYGYMPYGAYTMPLQEYYYPKNPYYQPPMQTSQADAFQVEVPSAVDQASLPVETNEGNLSTVASGNSGSGSLKSTLKSSSLNPNAFYKGGGLSSGNLSQGYPDPRFSYDGVQSPIPWLDMSMSCNGQSEHAANGGFSYTSNLSSGRNQNLHTFPHVMNLHNVRPSSGVGQGYGYMYPNNMAYGHYRGGSGFGSYGYGARKKGLGWYNVGSNNKYRFQGYGKENMDGLNELNRGPRVKGCKNKDGLETATLAVKDQNLPPMENSKDNGVSLVLDMELYNKEDFPGSYSDAKFFVIKSYSEDDVHKSIKYNVWASTPNGNRKLDASFCEAKEKPDGCPIFLLFSVNTSGQFVGLAEMVGAVDFNKTVEYWQQDKWTGCFPVKWHIVKDVPNTSLRHVTLKNNENKPVTNSRDTQEVNFEQGMQILKIFKDHSSKTCILDDFEFYEVRQKMIQERKAKHQLLQKQGLSGEPKGENPVMAKETLEKPVEAALTERTVASTAEAVNATNGDAKPIEEKGSVAATEDGSQ; encoded by the exons ATGGCCACCTCTGATC AAATTGCAAATTCAATGGAGAATTTGTCTCTGGATTCACAGGTCAAGACCACAAAAGTTCCCGAACCTGTCAAGAAG GATATTTACAGTGATAATGGCTCTTATATGTATCCTCAAACATATGGTTATATGCCATATGGAGCATACACTATGCCGCTACAAGAATACTATTATCCGAAAAATCCTTATTATCAACCACCTATGCAAACTAGCCAGGCCGATGCTTTTCAAGTTGAGGTTCCAAGTGCAGTTGATCAAGCTTCTTTACCTGTTGAAACAAATGAAGGGAACTTGAGCACTGTAGCAAGTGGTAATAGTGGATCCGGGTCATTAAAATCAACTTTGAAGAGCTCTTCTCTAAATCCGAATGCTTTCTATAAAGGAGGAGGATTGTCATCAGGTAATCTATCTCAAGGTTATCCGGATCCTAGATTTAGCTATGATGGGGTTCAGTCACCGATTCCTTGGTTAGATATGTCAATGTCTTGTAATGGACAATCCGAACATGCTGCAAATGGTGGGTTTTCATATACAAGCAACCTTTCATCTGGCAGGAATCAGAATCTTCATACCTTCCCTCATGTCATG AATTTGCACAATGTAAGACCATCATCGGGTGTAGGCCAAGGATATGGATACATGTACCCTAACAATATGGCCTACGGTCATTACAGAGGTGGTTCGGGTTTTGGATCATATGGGTATGGTGCTCGAAAGAAAGGACTAGGTTGGTATAATGTTGGCAGCAACAACAAGTACAGGTTCCAAGGTTATGGAAAAGAGAATATGGATGGTTTGAATGAGCTAAACAGAGGGCCTAGAGTAAAAGGGTGTAAGAACAAGGATGGTCTTGAAACAGCAACACTAGCCGTCAAGGATCAAAACCTTCCACCAATGGAGAATAGTAAGGACAATGGTGTTTCTCTTGTTCTAGATATGGAGCTGTATAATAAAGAAGATTTCCCCGGAAGTTATTCGGATGCAAAGTTTTTTGTCATTAAATCCTATAGTGAAGATGATGTGCACAAAAGCATCAAATACAATGTGTGGGCCAGTACACCTAACGGAAACAGGAAACTTGATGCATCATTTTGTGAGGCCAAGGAGAAGCCTGATGGCTGCCCTATATTTCTATTGTTCTCG GTTAATACCAGTGGACAATTTGTCGGATTAGCTGAGATGGTAGGTGCTGTTGATTTTAACAAAACTGTTGAATACTGGCAACAAGACAAGTGGACAGGTTGCTTCCCTGTGAAATGGCACATTGTTAAGGATGTCCCGAACACTTCACTGAGGCACGTAACTCTTAAGAACAATGAGAACAAACCTGTAACTAATAGCAGGGATACCCAGGAG GTTAATTTTGAGCAAGGGATGCAAATTCTCAAAATCTTCAAAGACCATTCCAGCAAGACATGCATCCTTGATGACTTTGAATTTTACGAGGTCCGTCAAAAGATGATCCAGGAGAGGAAGGCTAAGCATCAGCTGTTACAAAAACAA GGTCTGAGTGGGGAACCTAAAGGAGAAAACCCAGTAATGGCAAAGGAGACATTGGAAAAACCTGTCGAGGCAGCCTTGACAGAACGAACGGTTGCATCAACAGCAGAAGCAGTAAATGCAACGAATGGAGATGCAAAACCCATTGAAGAGAAAGGATCAGTTGCTGCAACTGAAGACGGCTCTCAATGA
- the LOC107894596 gene encoding YTH domain-containing protein ECT3 isoform X1, producing the protein MATSDRILANFTPLEIANSMENLSLDSQVKTTKVPEPVKKDIYSDNGSYMYPQTYGYMPYGAYTMPLQEYYYPKNPYYQPPMQTSQADAFQVEVPSAVDQASLPVETNEGNLSTVASGNSGSGSLKSTLKSSSLNPNAFYKGGGLSSGNLSQGYPDPRFSYDGVQSPIPWLDMSMSCNGQSEHAANGGFSYTSNLSSGRNQNLHTFPHVMNLHNVRPSSGVGQGYGYMYPNNMAYGHYRGGSGFGSYGYGARKKGLGWYNVGSNNKYRFQGYGKENMDGLNELNRGPRVKGCKNKDGLETATLAVKDQNLPPMENSKDNGVSLVLDMELYNKEDFPGSYSDAKFFVIKSYSEDDVHKSIKYNVWASTPNGNRKLDASFCEAKEKPDGCPIFLLFSVNTSGQFVGLAEMVGAVDFNKTVEYWQQDKWTGCFPVKWHIVKDVPNTSLRHVTLKNNENKPVTNSRDTQEVNFEQGMQILKIFKDHSSKTCILDDFEFYEVRQKMIQERKAKHQLLQKQGLSGEPKGENPVMAKETLEKPVEAALTERTVASTAEAVNATNGDAKPIEEKGSVAATEDGSQ; encoded by the exons ATGGCCACCTCTGATCGTATCCTTGCTAACTTTACTCCTCTGG AAATTGCAAATTCAATGGAGAATTTGTCTCTGGATTCACAGGTCAAGACCACAAAAGTTCCCGAACCTGTCAAGAAG GATATTTACAGTGATAATGGCTCTTATATGTATCCTCAAACATATGGTTATATGCCATATGGAGCATACACTATGCCGCTACAAGAATACTATTATCCGAAAAATCCTTATTATCAACCACCTATGCAAACTAGCCAGGCCGATGCTTTTCAAGTTGAGGTTCCAAGTGCAGTTGATCAAGCTTCTTTACCTGTTGAAACAAATGAAGGGAACTTGAGCACTGTAGCAAGTGGTAATAGTGGATCCGGGTCATTAAAATCAACTTTGAAGAGCTCTTCTCTAAATCCGAATGCTTTCTATAAAGGAGGAGGATTGTCATCAGGTAATCTATCTCAAGGTTATCCGGATCCTAGATTTAGCTATGATGGGGTTCAGTCACCGATTCCTTGGTTAGATATGTCAATGTCTTGTAATGGACAATCCGAACATGCTGCAAATGGTGGGTTTTCATATACAAGCAACCTTTCATCTGGCAGGAATCAGAATCTTCATACCTTCCCTCATGTCATG AATTTGCACAATGTAAGACCATCATCGGGTGTAGGCCAAGGATATGGATACATGTACCCTAACAATATGGCCTACGGTCATTACAGAGGTGGTTCGGGTTTTGGATCATATGGGTATGGTGCTCGAAAGAAAGGACTAGGTTGGTATAATGTTGGCAGCAACAACAAGTACAGGTTCCAAGGTTATGGAAAAGAGAATATGGATGGTTTGAATGAGCTAAACAGAGGGCCTAGAGTAAAAGGGTGTAAGAACAAGGATGGTCTTGAAACAGCAACACTAGCCGTCAAGGATCAAAACCTTCCACCAATGGAGAATAGTAAGGACAATGGTGTTTCTCTTGTTCTAGATATGGAGCTGTATAATAAAGAAGATTTCCCCGGAAGTTATTCGGATGCAAAGTTTTTTGTCATTAAATCCTATAGTGAAGATGATGTGCACAAAAGCATCAAATACAATGTGTGGGCCAGTACACCTAACGGAAACAGGAAACTTGATGCATCATTTTGTGAGGCCAAGGAGAAGCCTGATGGCTGCCCTATATTTCTATTGTTCTCG GTTAATACCAGTGGACAATTTGTCGGATTAGCTGAGATGGTAGGTGCTGTTGATTTTAACAAAACTGTTGAATACTGGCAACAAGACAAGTGGACAGGTTGCTTCCCTGTGAAATGGCACATTGTTAAGGATGTCCCGAACACTTCACTGAGGCACGTAACTCTTAAGAACAATGAGAACAAACCTGTAACTAATAGCAGGGATACCCAGGAG GTTAATTTTGAGCAAGGGATGCAAATTCTCAAAATCTTCAAAGACCATTCCAGCAAGACATGCATCCTTGATGACTTTGAATTTTACGAGGTCCGTCAAAAGATGATCCAGGAGAGGAAGGCTAAGCATCAGCTGTTACAAAAACAA GGTCTGAGTGGGGAACCTAAAGGAGAAAACCCAGTAATGGCAAAGGAGACATTGGAAAAACCTGTCGAGGCAGCCTTGACAGAACGAACGGTTGCATCAACAGCAGAAGCAGTAAATGCAACGAATGGAGATGCAAAACCCATTGAAGAGAAAGGATCAGTTGCTGCAACTGAAGACGGCTCTCAATGA
- the LOC107894596 gene encoding YTH domain-containing protein ECT3 isoform X3: protein MENLSLDSQVKTTKVPEPVKKDIYSDNGSYMYPQTYGYMPYGAYTMPLQEYYYPKNPYYQPPMQTSQADAFQVEVPSAVDQASLPVETNEGNLSTVASGNSGSGSLKSTLKSSSLNPNAFYKGGGLSSGNLSQGYPDPRFSYDGVQSPIPWLDMSMSCNGQSEHAANGGFSYTSNLSSGRNQNLHTFPHVMNLHNVRPSSGVGQGYGYMYPNNMAYGHYRGGSGFGSYGYGARKKGLGWYNVGSNNKYRFQGYGKENMDGLNELNRGPRVKGCKNKDGLETATLAVKDQNLPPMENSKDNGVSLVLDMELYNKEDFPGSYSDAKFFVIKSYSEDDVHKSIKYNVWASTPNGNRKLDASFCEAKEKPDGCPIFLLFSVNTSGQFVGLAEMVGAVDFNKTVEYWQQDKWTGCFPVKWHIVKDVPNTSLRHVTLKNNENKPVTNSRDTQEVNFEQGMQILKIFKDHSSKTCILDDFEFYEVRQKMIQERKAKHQLLQKQGLSGEPKGENPVMAKETLEKPVEAALTERTVASTAEAVNATNGDAKPIEEKGSVAATEDGSQ from the exons ATGGAGAATTTGTCTCTGGATTCACAGGTCAAGACCACAAAAGTTCCCGAACCTGTCAAGAAG GATATTTACAGTGATAATGGCTCTTATATGTATCCTCAAACATATGGTTATATGCCATATGGAGCATACACTATGCCGCTACAAGAATACTATTATCCGAAAAATCCTTATTATCAACCACCTATGCAAACTAGCCAGGCCGATGCTTTTCAAGTTGAGGTTCCAAGTGCAGTTGATCAAGCTTCTTTACCTGTTGAAACAAATGAAGGGAACTTGAGCACTGTAGCAAGTGGTAATAGTGGATCCGGGTCATTAAAATCAACTTTGAAGAGCTCTTCTCTAAATCCGAATGCTTTCTATAAAGGAGGAGGATTGTCATCAGGTAATCTATCTCAAGGTTATCCGGATCCTAGATTTAGCTATGATGGGGTTCAGTCACCGATTCCTTGGTTAGATATGTCAATGTCTTGTAATGGACAATCCGAACATGCTGCAAATGGTGGGTTTTCATATACAAGCAACCTTTCATCTGGCAGGAATCAGAATCTTCATACCTTCCCTCATGTCATG AATTTGCACAATGTAAGACCATCATCGGGTGTAGGCCAAGGATATGGATACATGTACCCTAACAATATGGCCTACGGTCATTACAGAGGTGGTTCGGGTTTTGGATCATATGGGTATGGTGCTCGAAAGAAAGGACTAGGTTGGTATAATGTTGGCAGCAACAACAAGTACAGGTTCCAAGGTTATGGAAAAGAGAATATGGATGGTTTGAATGAGCTAAACAGAGGGCCTAGAGTAAAAGGGTGTAAGAACAAGGATGGTCTTGAAACAGCAACACTAGCCGTCAAGGATCAAAACCTTCCACCAATGGAGAATAGTAAGGACAATGGTGTTTCTCTTGTTCTAGATATGGAGCTGTATAATAAAGAAGATTTCCCCGGAAGTTATTCGGATGCAAAGTTTTTTGTCATTAAATCCTATAGTGAAGATGATGTGCACAAAAGCATCAAATACAATGTGTGGGCCAGTACACCTAACGGAAACAGGAAACTTGATGCATCATTTTGTGAGGCCAAGGAGAAGCCTGATGGCTGCCCTATATTTCTATTGTTCTCG GTTAATACCAGTGGACAATTTGTCGGATTAGCTGAGATGGTAGGTGCTGTTGATTTTAACAAAACTGTTGAATACTGGCAACAAGACAAGTGGACAGGTTGCTTCCCTGTGAAATGGCACATTGTTAAGGATGTCCCGAACACTTCACTGAGGCACGTAACTCTTAAGAACAATGAGAACAAACCTGTAACTAATAGCAGGGATACCCAGGAG GTTAATTTTGAGCAAGGGATGCAAATTCTCAAAATCTTCAAAGACCATTCCAGCAAGACATGCATCCTTGATGACTTTGAATTTTACGAGGTCCGTCAAAAGATGATCCAGGAGAGGAAGGCTAAGCATCAGCTGTTACAAAAACAA GGTCTGAGTGGGGAACCTAAAGGAGAAAACCCAGTAATGGCAAAGGAGACATTGGAAAAACCTGTCGAGGCAGCCTTGACAGAACGAACGGTTGCATCAACAGCAGAAGCAGTAAATGCAACGAATGGAGATGCAAAACCCATTGAAGAGAAAGGATCAGTTGCTGCAACTGAAGACGGCTCTCAATGA
- the LOC107894606 gene encoding TATA-box-binding protein isoform X1 → MAEQGGLEGSQPVDLSKHPSGIVPTLQNIVSTVNLDCKLDLKQIALQARNAEYNPKRFAAVIMRIREPKTTALIFASGKMVCTGAKSEQQSKLAARKYARIIQKLGFPAKFKDFKIQNIVGSCDVKFPIRLEGLAYSHGAFSSYEPELFPGLIYRMKQPKIVLLIFVSGKIVITGAKVRDETYTAFENIYPVLTEFRKNQQ, encoded by the exons ATGGCAGAACAAGGTGGCTTGGAAGGGAGCCAACCTGTGGATCTTTCCAAGCACCCATCTGGCATTGTTCCGACTCTTCA GAACATTGTGTCAACTGTGAACCTAGATTGCAAGCTTGACCTTAAACAAATTGCACTGCAAGCTCGAAATGCAGAATACAATCCCAAG CGTTTTGCTGCTGTCATTATGAGAATCAGGGAACCGAAAACAACAGCTTTGATTTTTGCCTCTGGGAAGATG GTCTGCACTGGTGCTAAAAGTGAACAGCAGTCTAAACTGGCTGCAAGGAAG TATGCCAGAATTATTCAGAAGCTTGGGTTTCCTGCTAAGTTTAAG GACTTCAAAATCCAGAACATTGTTGGTTCCTGTGATGTTAAATTTCCCATCAGACTTGAAGGCCTTGCATACTCCCATGGTGCTTTTTCCAGT TATGAACCAGAACTGTTTCCAGGTCTGATCTATCGTATGAAACAACCGAAGATTGTGCTTCTTATTTTTGTGTCAGGGAAGATTGTGATCACTGGAGCGAAG GTGAGAGATGAAACATACACAGCCTTTGAGAATATATATCCCGTCCTTACGGAGTTCAGGAAGAACCAACAATG A
- the LOC107894606 gene encoding TATA-box-binding protein isoform X2 — MAEQGGLEGSQPVDLSKHPSGIVPTLQNIVSTVNLDCKLDLKQIALQARNAEYNPKVCTGAKSEQQSKLAARKYARIIQKLGFPAKFKDFKIQNIVGSCDVKFPIRLEGLAYSHGAFSSYEPELFPGLIYRMKQPKIVLLIFVSGKIVITGAKVRDETYTAFENIYPVLTEFRKNQQ; from the exons ATGGCAGAACAAGGTGGCTTGGAAGGGAGCCAACCTGTGGATCTTTCCAAGCACCCATCTGGCATTGTTCCGACTCTTCA GAACATTGTGTCAACTGTGAACCTAGATTGCAAGCTTGACCTTAAACAAATTGCACTGCAAGCTCGAAATGCAGAATACAATCCCAAG GTCTGCACTGGTGCTAAAAGTGAACAGCAGTCTAAACTGGCTGCAAGGAAG TATGCCAGAATTATTCAGAAGCTTGGGTTTCCTGCTAAGTTTAAG GACTTCAAAATCCAGAACATTGTTGGTTCCTGTGATGTTAAATTTCCCATCAGACTTGAAGGCCTTGCATACTCCCATGGTGCTTTTTCCAGT TATGAACCAGAACTGTTTCCAGGTCTGATCTATCGTATGAAACAACCGAAGATTGTGCTTCTTATTTTTGTGTCAGGGAAGATTGTGATCACTGGAGCGAAG GTGAGAGATGAAACATACACAGCCTTTGAGAATATATATCCCGTCCTTACGGAGTTCAGGAAGAACCAACAATG A
- the LOC107894619 gene encoding myb-related protein 2 isoform X1 → MYHHHQHQGKNINSSSRMAVHNERHLFLQGGHGDSGLMLSTDAKPRLKWTPDLHERFIEAVNQLGGADKATPKTVMKLMGIPGLTLYHLKSHLQKYRLSKNLHGQTNNGSTKIGAVAMAGKRMSEANGSPINSLSIGPQANKGIQIGEALQMQIEVQRRLHEQLELRIEAQGKYLQSVLEKAQETLHRQNLGTVGLEATKLQLSELVSKVSNQCLNSAFPDLKDLRGLCCQQTQPNPPNDCSMDSCLTSCEGSQRDQERHNNGMRLRTYNTHKDPLMHHQTEAKTSENKTMGNDDDDDRRMFFADRNCSDLSMSVGLRGSFSQARNEEHSFLDVGNKRVDSVNRLPYFATKLDLNVDEKHCKQFDLNGLSWS, encoded by the exons ATGTACCACCACCATCAACATCAAGGGAAGAACATTAACTCTAGTTCGAGAATGGCGGTTCATAACGAGAGGCATTTGTTCTTGCAAGGTGGCCATGGAGATTCCGGGCTCATGCTTTCTACCGATGCCAAGCCGAGACTGAAATGGACACCCGATCTTCACGAGCGGTTCATTGAAGCTGTCAATCAGCTTGGAGGAGCCGACA AGGCTACACCTAAAACAGTGATGAAATTAATGGGAATTCCAGGCCTTACCTTATACCATCTCAAAAGTCATCTTCAG AAATACAGGCTTAGTAAAAATCTCCATGGACAAACTAATAATGGCAGTACCAAAATAG GTGCGGTTGCAATGGCAGGCAAAAGAATGTCTGAAGCAAACGGCTCGCCgataaatagcttaagtattggACCTCAAGCAAACAA GGGCATACAAATAGGGGAAGCGCTGCAAATGCAAATCGAAGTGCAGAGAAGGCTGCATGAGCAACTCGAG CTTCGTATCGAGGCGCAAGGGAAGTACTTACAATCCGTGCTAGAGAAAGCTCAAGAGACTCTGCATAGACAAAATTTAGGCACGGTGGGGCTCGAAGCGACCAAACTTCAGCTATCGGAACTGGTATCAAAAGTATCAAACCAATGCCTGAATTCGGCATTCCCGGATTTGAAAGATTTACGAGGTTTATGCTGTCAACAAACACAACCGAATCCGCCCAACGATTGTTCCATGGATAGTTGTTTAACTTCATGTGAAGGGTCACAGAGAGATCAAGAAAGACACAATAATGGAATGCGTTTAAGGACTTATAACACTCACAAAGATCCATTGATGCACCATCAAACTGAAGCGAAAACGTCCGAAAACAAAACGATGGGTAACGATGACGATGACGATAGAAGAATGTTTTTCGCAGATAGAAACTGTAGCGATTTATCGATGAGTGTCGGATTACGGGGAAGCTTTTCCCAGGCAAGAAATGAAGAACATAGTTTCTTGGATGTAGGAAACAAAAGGGTGGATTCAGTCAATAGATTACCTTACTTCGCAACCAAGCTGGATTTAAATGTTGATGAAAAACATTGCAAACAGTTTGATCTCAATGGTCTCAGTTGGAGCTGA
- the LOC107894619 gene encoding myb-related protein 2 isoform X2 gives MYHHHQHQGKNINSSSRMAVHNERHLFLQGGHGDSGLMLSTDAKPRLKWTPDLHERFIEAVNQLGGADKATPKTVMKLMGIPGLTLYHLKSHLQKYRLSKNLHGQTNNGSTKIGAVAMAGKRMSEANGSPINSLSIGPQANKGIQIGEALQMQIEVQRRLHEQLEVQRHLQLRIEAQGKYLQSVLEKAQETLHRQNLGTVGLEATKLQLSELVSKVSNQCLNSAFPDLKDLRGLCCQQTQPNPPNDCSMDSCLTSCEGSQRDQERHNNGMRLRTYNTHKDPLMHHQTEAKTSENKTMGNDDDDDRRMFFADRNCSDLSMSVGLRGSFSQARNEEHSFLDVGNKRVDSVNRLPYFATKLDLNVDEKHCKQFDLNGLSWS, from the exons ATGTACCACCACCATCAACATCAAGGGAAGAACATTAACTCTAGTTCGAGAATGGCGGTTCATAACGAGAGGCATTTGTTCTTGCAAGGTGGCCATGGAGATTCCGGGCTCATGCTTTCTACCGATGCCAAGCCGAGACTGAAATGGACACCCGATCTTCACGAGCGGTTCATTGAAGCTGTCAATCAGCTTGGAGGAGCCGACA AGGCTACACCTAAAACAGTGATGAAATTAATGGGAATTCCAGGCCTTACCTTATACCATCTCAAAAGTCATCTTCAG AAATACAGGCTTAGTAAAAATCTCCATGGACAAACTAATAATGGCAGTACCAAAATAG GTGCGGTTGCAATGGCAGGCAAAAGAATGTCTGAAGCAAACGGCTCGCCgataaatagcttaagtattggACCTCAAGCAAACAA GGGCATACAAATAGGGGAAGCGCTGCAAATGCAAATCGAAGTGCAGAGAAGGCTGCATGAGCAACTCGAG GTACAGCGACATTTACAGCTTCGTATCGAGGCGCAAGGGAAGTACTTACAATCCGTGCTAGAGAAAGCTCAAGAGACTCTGCATAGACAAAATTTAGGCACGGTGGGGCTCGAAGCGACCAAACTTCAGCTATCGGAACTGGTATCAAAAGTATCAAACCAATGCCTGAATTCGGCATTCCCGGATTTGAAAGATTTACGAGGTTTATGCTGTCAACAAACACAACCGAATCCGCCCAACGATTGTTCCATGGATAGTTGTTTAACTTCATGTGAAGGGTCACAGAGAGATCAAGAAAGACACAATAATGGAATGCGTTTAAGGACTTATAACACTCACAAAGATCCATTGATGCACCATCAAACTGAAGCGAAAACGTCCGAAAACAAAACGATGGGTAACGATGACGATGACGATAGAAGAATGTTTTTCGCAGATAGAAACTGTAGCGATTTATCGATGAGTGTCGGATTACGGGGAAGCTTTTCCCAGGCAAGAAATGAAGAACATAGTTTCTTGGATGTAGGAAACAAAAGGGTGGATTCAGTCAATAGATTACCTTACTTCGCAACCAAGCTGGATTTAAATGTTGATGAAAAACATTGCAAACAGTTTGATCTCAATGGTCTCAGTTGGAGCTGA